A stretch of Paenibacillus peoriae DNA encodes these proteins:
- the murB gene encoding UDP-N-acetylmuramate dehydrogenase, giving the protein MQQWMPLLAEHDIGKVLEHEPLSKYTTWKIGGPADALVIPDTKEQLARVLKLASEHGIPWMQLGRGSNMLVSDKGIRGLVIKLGPGFDYVHFEDEQIVAGGGVSLVKLCVMASKQGLSGLEFAGGIPGSVGGAVYMNAGAHGSDVSQIFQSAEIVLDTGELAVYDAENMHFSYRHSVLHEQRGMVTEAVFRMKRGDREEISAALAAFKDRRRLTQPLQLACAGSVFRNPPGDYAARLIESAGLKGLKAGGAEVSVQHANFIVNTGQATAEDVLTLMKHIQSTISSQTGIKLVPEVFVVGER; this is encoded by the coding sequence ATGCAGCAATGGATGCCATTATTAGCGGAGCATGATATCGGAAAAGTGCTGGAGCATGAGCCGCTGTCCAAATATACGACATGGAAGATTGGAGGCCCTGCGGATGCACTTGTCATCCCGGATACCAAAGAGCAGCTGGCAAGAGTTTTGAAGCTGGCTAGCGAGCACGGAATTCCCTGGATGCAGTTGGGGCGGGGCTCCAACATGCTCGTCTCTGACAAAGGGATACGGGGACTTGTGATCAAGCTGGGACCAGGATTTGATTATGTTCATTTTGAAGATGAACAGATCGTTGCTGGAGGAGGCGTTTCACTGGTCAAACTGTGCGTTATGGCCAGCAAACAGGGCCTATCCGGTCTTGAATTTGCTGGTGGTATCCCAGGATCGGTCGGTGGGGCTGTCTACATGAACGCTGGCGCCCATGGGTCTGATGTGTCACAAATATTCCAGTCCGCTGAGATTGTGCTGGATACAGGGGAATTGGCTGTGTATGATGCCGAGAATATGCATTTCAGCTATCGTCACTCTGTGTTGCATGAGCAACGTGGAATGGTGACAGAGGCAGTGTTTCGGATGAAGCGGGGCGACCGCGAGGAAATTTCAGCAGCGCTTGCGGCTTTTAAAGACCGCCGTCGGCTGACTCAGCCGCTACAGTTAGCTTGTGCAGGAAGCGTGTTCCGCAATCCTCCAGGAGACTATGCTGCCCGTCTTATTGAGAGCGCAGGTCTCAAGGGCTTGAAGGCGGGAGGCGCAGAGGTATCTGTACAGCATGCCAATTTCATTGTAAATACCGGTCAAGCGACAGCAGAGGACGTGCTTACCCTAATGAAGCATATTCAAAGTACAATATCATCTCAAACCGGCATCAAGCTAGTTCCGGAGGTTTTCGTAGTGGGTGAGCGGTAA
- a CDS encoding cell division protein FtsQ/DivIB yields the protein MPNAQIPVLRKNRTKKRTSRKITILLILLFIVLLAVLFFRSSLSRVSEIRFDGNVFSTRDQLLNRSGLAVGDQYFGVSSSDISEKLREIQSIQQVTVDKQFPGIIAIHIKEFATVAYELQSDGSLRAILANGTSVGVGSSGIAVEKPILTKWKSDDPYKAKLCDALSRIPGEWTADISEIIPAPIPSFPDRIKMYTRSQFEVITTVSLLNSKISYLNQVLETEDPGLITMLEADSYVPFKPDTSEESQEKDTTQ from the coding sequence ATGCCAAATGCTCAAATACCTGTTCTTAGAAAGAACAGAACGAAAAAAAGAACAAGCCGGAAGATTACTATTCTTCTCATTTTGTTGTTTATCGTATTGCTCGCTGTTCTCTTTTTCCGTTCTTCGTTGAGTCGGGTTTCTGAAATTCGTTTTGATGGTAATGTATTTTCGACCCGAGACCAGCTTCTTAACCGAAGCGGTCTGGCTGTTGGAGATCAGTATTTCGGAGTCAGTTCATCTGACATCTCTGAGAAGTTGCGAGAAATTCAATCGATACAGCAAGTCACAGTGGACAAGCAGTTTCCGGGTATTATTGCTATTCACATTAAAGAGTTTGCTACGGTCGCTTACGAGTTGCAGAGTGACGGGAGCCTTCGTGCTATTCTAGCGAATGGGACAAGCGTGGGCGTGGGGAGTAGCGGAATAGCCGTTGAGAAGCCTATTTTGACCAAATGGAAATCTGATGATCCGTACAAAGCGAAGCTGTGTGATGCTTTATCACGCATTCCGGGGGAATGGACTGCCGATATTTCGGAAATCATTCCTGCGCCGATTCCTTCTTTTCCGGACCGCATCAAAATGTACACACGTTCCCAGTTTGAGGTTATAACAACCGTTTCTCTACTGAATTCTAAAATCAGCTATTTGAATCAGGTGCTAGAAACAGAAGATCCAGGTTTGATCACCATGTTGGAGGCGGATTCCTACGTTCCGTTCAAACCAGATACGAGTGAAGAGAGCCAAGAAAAAGATACTACTCAGTGA
- the spoIIGA gene encoding sigma-E processing peptidase SpoIIGA yields MVVYIDLIFLANLFIDAVLLMVTAWMRKIRPVWWRLMASAGIGAMYVVMMFVPELSFLFTFLIKLALSVIMLLVAFGFGSMQKYLRTMGAFYMINFVAAGGILGMHYFLQNTGELFNGIWYTASGGMSFELKIAFWFILCAFGGVMLFFRIVQSSKQRTERMSGFLGQVQVWIGQDHIECTGLLDTGNQLHDPLTRTPVMVMEAALWESYLPASWLQKCSEGNADQLVMELGDESFSWQDRVRLVPYRGINRSHSFMLALKPDRVEVVMNGVHFVHHRVLIGLDGGTLSAEGKYRAIIHPDVTAQEGGSADTNQKRDAHLSEHFTESG; encoded by the coding sequence TTGGTTGTTTATATCGACTTGATTTTTTTGGCCAATTTGTTCATTGATGCTGTGCTGCTGATGGTCACCGCTTGGATGAGAAAAATCCGTCCGGTGTGGTGGAGGTTGATGGCTTCAGCTGGAATCGGCGCAATGTACGTGGTCATGATGTTTGTGCCGGAACTGTCCTTTTTATTTACGTTCCTGATCAAACTGGCATTATCGGTCATAATGCTGCTGGTGGCTTTTGGATTTGGCAGCATGCAAAAGTATCTTCGTACAATGGGTGCCTTTTACATGATCAATTTTGTAGCTGCAGGTGGCATTTTGGGGATGCATTATTTTCTCCAAAATACGGGGGAATTGTTTAATGGCATCTGGTACACCGCTTCAGGAGGAATGTCTTTTGAACTGAAAATTGCATTCTGGTTTATTTTATGCGCATTTGGCGGAGTGATGCTTTTCTTTCGAATTGTGCAGTCCTCAAAGCAGCGCACAGAAAGGATGAGTGGGTTTCTGGGACAAGTGCAGGTGTGGATTGGGCAGGATCATATTGAGTGTACAGGCTTGTTGGATACAGGTAACCAGCTCCATGATCCTTTGACCCGAACCCCGGTGATGGTCATGGAGGCAGCATTGTGGGAGTCGTATTTGCCCGCTTCCTGGCTCCAAAAATGTTCTGAGGGTAATGCTGACCAACTGGTGATGGAACTGGGAGACGAATCGTTTAGCTGGCAGGATCGTGTTCGTCTCGTCCCCTATCGTGGAATTAACCGCAGTCATTCCTTTATGCTTGCCCTTAAACCAGACCGGGTAGAGGTGGTGATGAATGGGGTTCATTTTGTACATCATCGAGTGTTGATTGGCTTGGACGGGGGAACATTGTCGGCAGAGGGGAAGTATCGCGCCATCATCCACCCGGATGTGACGGCACAAGAAGGGGGCAGTGCTGATACCAACCAGAAACGAGATGCACATTTGAGTGAACATTTTACAGAATCAGGATGA
- the sigE gene encoding RNA polymerase sporulation sigma factor SigE, protein MREQMKLKMKIRLALQLQYYRILFLLGLKSEEIYYIGGSEALPPPLTRDEEEYLLGKLSSGDAAVRSMLIERNLRLVVYIARKFENTGINIEDLVSIGAIGLIKAVNTFDPEKKIKLATYASRCIENEILMYLRRNSKTRTEVSFDEPLNIDWDGNELLLSDVMGTENDTIYRNIEEQVDRKLLHKALDKLTDRERLIMELRFGLQDGEEKTQKDVADLLGISQSYISRLEKRIIKRLRKEFNKMV, encoded by the coding sequence ATGCGGGAACAGATGAAATTGAAGATGAAAATTAGGCTAGCGTTGCAACTGCAATATTATCGTATTTTATTTTTACTTGGGCTGAAAAGTGAAGAAATTTATTATATTGGCGGCAGCGAGGCGCTCCCCCCACCGCTGACGAGAGACGAAGAAGAATATTTGCTGGGAAAACTTTCTTCTGGAGATGCGGCAGTACGGTCGATGCTAATCGAAAGAAATTTGCGGTTAGTCGTATATATTGCCCGCAAATTTGAGAATACGGGCATCAACATTGAAGATCTCGTATCCATCGGTGCTATTGGACTAATCAAAGCGGTTAACACTTTTGATCCGGAGAAGAAAATCAAACTTGCCACCTATGCGTCCCGATGCATTGAGAATGAGATTTTGATGTATTTGCGTCGCAATAGTAAAACAAGAACGGAAGTTTCTTTTGATGAGCCTCTGAATATTGATTGGGACGGTAACGAGTTGTTGCTTTCCGATGTGATGGGGACGGAAAATGATACCATTTACCGTAATATTGAAGAGCAGGTAGACCGTAAATTATTGCATAAAGCACTGGATAAGTTGACGGATCGAGAGCGTTTGATTATGGAGCTGCGCTTCGGCTTACAAGACGGAGAAGAGAAGACACAGAAGGATGTTGCTGACCTGTTGGGTATCTCGCAATCGTATATTTCGCGTCTGGAAAAACGAATAATAAAGCGCTTACGAAAAGAATTTAATAAAATGGTATAA
- the spoVE gene encoding stage V sporulation protein E: MKQSRPAPDLWLFVCIVSLLAIGMVMVYSAGAVLAFHEYGDSYYFVKRQLLFAGLGLVAMYFTARTDYRVWQKYAKVVLLICLALLVAVLIPGIGVVRGGARSWLGISSFGIQPSEFMKLGMILFLARWLSRPDYDISSFTRGLLPPLGLMGLAFGLIMLQPDLGTGTVMMGASMLIVFTAGARMKHLGLLALSGAAGFAALIAAAPYRLQRITAFLDPWSDPLGAGYQIIQSLYAIGPGGLAGLGLGMSRQKYSYVPEPQTDFIFSILAEELGFIGGMTVLGLFLVLVWRGMRVAITIPDTYGSLLAVGIVAMVAVQVVINIGVVIGLMPVTGITLPLISYGGSSLTLMLTALGILLNLSRYAR; encoded by the coding sequence ATGAAGCAGTCTCGTCCAGCGCCGGATCTATGGCTTTTCGTTTGTATTGTAAGCTTATTAGCCATCGGCATGGTTATGGTATATAGTGCGGGCGCCGTCCTCGCTTTTCACGAGTACGGGGACTCCTACTATTTTGTTAAGCGACAATTGCTGTTTGCGGGGCTCGGCCTAGTAGCGATGTACTTTACTGCCAGAACGGACTACCGGGTCTGGCAGAAATATGCCAAGGTCGTATTGTTGATCTGTCTAGCGCTGCTGGTTGCCGTATTAATTCCCGGCATTGGTGTAGTAAGAGGCGGGGCACGAAGCTGGCTCGGTATTAGCTCTTTCGGCATTCAGCCTTCCGAGTTTATGAAGCTGGGTATGATTCTTTTTCTCGCTCGTTGGCTCAGTCGTCCTGATTATGATATTAGCTCTTTTACGCGCGGCCTGTTGCCGCCGCTTGGACTCATGGGACTGGCTTTTGGGCTTATTATGCTCCAGCCCGATTTGGGCACAGGTACGGTAATGATGGGAGCGTCCATGCTCATCGTATTTACGGCAGGCGCGCGTATGAAGCATCTCGGTCTGCTAGCTCTGTCGGGAGCAGCGGGGTTTGCTGCACTGATTGCAGCTGCGCCTTATCGACTCCAGCGCATCACAGCTTTTCTGGACCCTTGGTCCGATCCGCTTGGCGCAGGCTATCAAATTATTCAATCGCTATATGCGATTGGTCCTGGCGGGCTGGCGGGCTTGGGACTCGGCATGAGTCGACAAAAATATAGCTACGTTCCTGAGCCGCAAACTGATTTTATTTTTTCCATTTTGGCGGAGGAGCTTGGCTTTATCGGTGGAATGACGGTGCTGGGGCTCTTTTTGGTTCTCGTGTGGAGAGGAATGCGTGTCGCTATAACCATTCCGGATACCTATGGTAGTTTGCTTGCGGTGGGTATTGTCGCAATGGTTGCCGTACAGGTCGTCATTAATATTGGTGTCGTTATCGGTTTAATGCCGGTGACAGGAATAACACTGCCCTTAATCAGCTATGGAGGTTCTTCTCTGACCTTAATGCTAACTGCTCTGGGCATTTTACTAAATTTATCACGTTATGCGAGGTGA
- the ftsA gene encoding cell division protein FtsA, whose protein sequence is MSNNDIIVSLDIGTSKVRAIIGEMNNGTFNIIGVGSADSEGIRKGAIVDIDQTVQSIRNAVDHAERMVGIQITEVYVGISGNHIGLQNSHGVVAVSNEDREIGEEDIERVLKAAEVIAVPPEREIIDVVAKQYVVDGLEGIQDPRGMIGVRLEVEATIVTGGKTPIHNLLRCVEKAGLRIKDLVLLPLGAGQLSLSKDEKVMGSVLVDIGAGSTNVAIFQEGTIVATSTLPIGGEFVTNDIAYGLRTLTDQAEKVKLKYGCAWYDDAAIDVVFKVTRIGSNVDKEFNQQDLAAIIEPRVQEIFQLIQAEVKRLGYTELPGGYILTGGTVSMPGVLQVAQSELAASVRIAVPDFIGVRDPGYTSGVGILHNAIRYYRGRSTSVSNSGGSAKKPTNRTKSSSPVAEGEQKQGLIERLKNMFSEFI, encoded by the coding sequence TTGAGCAACAATGACATCATTGTTAGTTTGGACATCGGTACATCCAAAGTTCGGGCTATTATTGGGGAAATGAATAATGGAACCTTTAATATTATTGGAGTTGGATCTGCCGACTCGGAAGGGATTCGCAAAGGTGCAATTGTAGACATTGATCAAACCGTGCAATCAATCCGTAACGCCGTGGATCACGCAGAACGCATGGTTGGTATTCAAATAACAGAAGTGTATGTGGGGATTTCAGGCAATCATATTGGCCTGCAAAATAGTCATGGCGTAGTAGCCGTGTCCAACGAGGACCGTGAAATCGGTGAGGAGGACATTGAGCGTGTACTGAAGGCAGCTGAAGTTATTGCCGTACCACCGGAGAGAGAAATTATTGACGTGGTAGCCAAGCAGTACGTCGTTGATGGCCTTGAAGGCATTCAGGACCCTCGCGGTATGATTGGAGTTCGTCTCGAAGTAGAGGCTACGATTGTTACTGGAGGCAAGACCCCGATACATAATCTGTTGCGCTGCGTTGAGAAAGCTGGCTTGAGGATTAAAGATCTGGTCTTGCTGCCTCTTGGAGCCGGACAATTGTCTCTTTCGAAGGATGAAAAGGTGATGGGTTCAGTTCTGGTGGATATTGGTGCAGGTTCTACGAATGTTGCCATTTTCCAGGAAGGAACGATTGTTGCCACATCAACACTTCCGATTGGTGGAGAGTTTGTAACCAATGATATTGCCTACGGACTGAGAACCCTTACCGATCAAGCCGAAAAAGTAAAGCTTAAATACGGCTGCGCATGGTATGATGATGCGGCAATCGATGTCGTCTTTAAAGTGACACGTATCGGCAGTAATGTGGATAAGGAGTTTAACCAGCAGGATTTGGCTGCTATTATTGAGCCGAGAGTGCAGGAAATTTTTCAACTCATTCAGGCGGAAGTTAAGCGCTTGGGTTACACAGAGCTTCCGGGAGGTTATATACTTACCGGAGGCACCGTCTCCATGCCTGGTGTACTTCAGGTGGCACAAAGCGAACTGGCCGCTTCCGTAAGGATCGCCGTACCTGATTTTATCGGTGTAAGGGATCCGGGCTACACGAGCGGAGTAGGAATCTTGCATAATGCTATTCGTTACTATCGCGGAAGATCGACTAGCGTTAGCAACAGTGGCGGAAGTGCCAAGAAGCCGACTAACCGAACCAAAAGCAGTAGTCCCGTTGCGGAAGGCGAGCAAAAGCAGGGGTTGATTGAACGCTTAAAAAATATGTTCAGTGAATTTATATAA
- the murA gene encoding UDP-N-acetylglucosamine 1-carboxyvinyltransferase yields MSGKLGGDTLDKLVIEGGRPLSGTIRIHGAKNAALPILAASLLAQGKVEIRNVPHLLDIKVMLHILERLGCTCRHEEETVYVDTSSVRTFQIPEDLMKQMRSSIFLMGPLLARYGEVSIYQPGGCAIGERKIDLHLEGLKALGAEIEEKDEQITFRAHKLIGSDIHMDFPSVGATENIMMAAALAEGRTTITNAAREPEIQDLQNFLNAMGARIIGAGTDTITITGVSCLNPCTYEVIPDRIVAGTVMIAAAATRGSVSLTHCNPSHLSALIHVLRRAGVQVGILNDIMTVSCMSRPKAVERIVTSPYPSFPTDLQSQVMVLLSLADGFSVMKETVFESRFKHVDELNVMGADITVDANAAFIRGVSRLYGATVEATDLRAGAALVIAGLAAQGRTVVEQVHHIDRGYDRIERLFQGLGARMSRQSPVTEQLDFVN; encoded by the coding sequence GTGAGCGGTAAACTCGGAGGTGATACATTGGACAAATTGGTGATTGAGGGAGGCCGTCCCCTGTCAGGCACCATACGTATCCATGGGGCAAAAAATGCGGCACTACCTATTCTTGCAGCGAGCTTACTTGCACAAGGTAAGGTAGAAATTCGGAATGTGCCCCATCTTTTAGACATTAAGGTCATGCTGCACATCCTTGAAAGACTAGGCTGTACATGCCGACATGAAGAGGAAACGGTATACGTGGATACGTCGTCCGTCCGAACGTTCCAAATTCCGGAAGATTTGATGAAGCAAATGCGCTCATCTATCTTTCTGATGGGACCGCTGCTCGCCAGATATGGAGAAGTTTCTATTTACCAGCCCGGAGGCTGTGCCATAGGCGAGCGCAAAATTGATCTTCACCTAGAGGGCTTAAAAGCTCTTGGCGCAGAGATAGAGGAAAAAGACGAGCAAATTACGTTTCGGGCCCACAAGCTGATCGGCTCGGACATCCACATGGATTTCCCGAGTGTAGGTGCAACGGAAAATATTATGATGGCCGCTGCGTTGGCTGAAGGACGAACAACAATCACCAATGCAGCGAGGGAACCGGAGATTCAGGATTTACAAAACTTCTTGAATGCCATGGGAGCCCGCATTATCGGTGCTGGAACCGACACGATTACAATTACGGGGGTCAGTTGCCTCAATCCGTGTACGTATGAGGTCATTCCTGACCGCATAGTTGCTGGAACGGTTATGATCGCAGCTGCAGCTACACGAGGAAGTGTGTCGTTGACACACTGCAATCCATCCCACTTGTCTGCCCTGATTCATGTCCTCAGGCGGGCTGGTGTTCAAGTCGGCATCTTGAATGATATAATGACCGTAAGTTGTATGAGTCGTCCCAAAGCAGTGGAGAGGATCGTTACCTCCCCTTACCCGTCTTTTCCGACGGATTTGCAATCTCAGGTCATGGTTCTGCTTTCTTTGGCGGACGGATTTAGTGTCATGAAAGAGACCGTCTTCGAAAGCCGATTCAAACATGTGGATGAACTAAATGTAATGGGTGCTGATATTACGGTTGATGCAAATGCTGCCTTTATAAGAGGAGTTTCACGTCTGTACGGGGCTACGGTAGAGGCTACCGATCTGCGGGCAGGGGCTGCGCTGGTCATAGCGGGTCTAGCGGCTCAAGGACGTACCGTTGTCGAGCAGGTTCATCATATTGACAGAGGATATGACCGGATCGAGCGTCTTTTTCAGGGACTGGGTGCCCGAATGAGCCGTCAGTCTCCGGTGACGGAGCAACTGGATTTCGTAAATTAA
- the murG gene encoding undecaprenyldiphospho-muramoylpentapeptide beta-N-acetylglucosaminyltransferase, whose amino-acid sequence MRVVLSGGGTGGHIYPALAVARQCEEIDPDAEFLYIGGQRGLESKLVPQEKIPFEAIDITGFRRSLSVENIKTIMRFFNGVRRSKALLKKFKPDVVIGTGGYVCGPVVYAASKLGIPSIIHEQNAIPGLTNTFLSRYVDTVAVSFEGSEGAFPKAKNVLYTGNPRATTVRLANRDRGFATIGVPMDSSVVLVVGGSRGAKAINDAMIAMAPQLSQLKDVHFVYVTGESYYEQTLDSIRNQIGSLPNHLHVLPYIHNMPEVLACTSLIVNRAGASFLAEITSLGIPSILIPSPNVTNNHQEANARTLEKAGASVMIVEKELSGPALFQSITGIMKDKAWRSRMAESASALGKPDSADILVKEMERLARKR is encoded by the coding sequence ATGCGCGTCGTGTTGAGCGGCGGCGGCACCGGAGGGCATATTTATCCGGCGTTGGCCGTAGCCAGACAGTGCGAAGAAATTGATCCAGACGCTGAATTTTTATACATTGGCGGTCAACGAGGACTCGAAAGTAAGTTGGTTCCTCAGGAAAAAATTCCATTTGAGGCTATTGATATCACAGGATTTCGTCGCAGCTTGTCTGTGGAAAATATAAAAACGATCATGCGTTTTTTCAATGGGGTTCGCAGATCCAAAGCATTATTAAAGAAATTTAAGCCAGATGTCGTTATTGGAACTGGGGGATATGTATGTGGCCCCGTCGTTTATGCAGCTTCCAAGTTGGGAATTCCCAGCATTATTCATGAGCAAAATGCAATTCCAGGGCTGACTAATACATTTCTGAGTCGCTATGTGGATACAGTGGCTGTTAGCTTTGAAGGCTCAGAAGGAGCTTTTCCCAAAGCTAAAAATGTACTTTACACCGGGAACCCGCGTGCTACAACAGTTCGTTTGGCTAACCGGGATCGGGGATTTGCTACGATTGGGGTTCCGATGGACAGCTCAGTTGTCCTTGTGGTCGGTGGCAGCAGGGGAGCGAAGGCCATTAATGACGCCATGATTGCAATGGCTCCGCAACTTTCGCAACTGAAAGACGTCCATTTTGTATATGTAACCGGAGAATCTTATTACGAGCAAACGCTGGATAGCATACGGAATCAGATCGGCTCATTGCCCAATCATCTACATGTGCTTCCCTATATTCACAATATGCCAGAGGTGCTGGCCTGTACTTCTTTAATTGTTAATCGTGCAGGTGCGTCCTTCTTGGCAGAGATTACATCGCTCGGCATTCCGTCCATTCTGATCCCATCACCTAATGTGACGAATAACCATCAGGAGGCTAATGCTCGTACCCTTGAAAAGGCAGGCGCATCCGTCATGATTGTAGAAAAGGAACTGAGTGGCCCGGCCCTGTTTCAATCTATAACGGGAATTATGAAGGATAAGGCATGGCGGAGTCGCATGGCGGAGTCGGCGTCTGCGCTTGGCAAGCCTGACTCAGCGGATATTTTAGTAAAAGAAATGGAGCGTCTTGCCCGTAAAAGGTAG
- the ftsZ gene encoding cell division protein FtsZ has protein sequence MLEFDFEMESLAQIKVIGVGGGGSNAVNRMIENGVQGVEFITVNTDAQALHLAKSEHKLQIGDKLTRGLGAGANPDVGKKAAEESRELIMNTLKGADMVFVTAGMGGGTGTGAAPVIAEIAKECGALTVGVVTRPFTFEGRKRSNQAELGIEGLKEKVDTLIVIPNDRLLEIVDKKTPMLEAFREADNVLRQAVQGISDLIAVPGLINLDFADVKTIMTERGSALMGIGEATGENRAAEAARKAIMSPLLETSIEGARGVIMNITGGNNLSLYEVNEAAEIVTSASDPEVNMIFGAIIDEELKEEIKVTVIATGFEGKPSQPAPGRKPAANPATSESAEKGSPNLRPFGNTQSSDQLDIPTFLRNRSRNNNNDN, from the coding sequence ATGTTGGAATTTGATTTTGAAATGGAGAGCTTGGCTCAAATTAAAGTGATCGGCGTCGGAGGCGGCGGCAGCAATGCGGTTAACCGAATGATCGAAAATGGTGTTCAGGGTGTGGAGTTCATTACAGTCAATACAGATGCCCAGGCACTTCATTTAGCGAAGTCTGAGCATAAGCTTCAAATTGGCGATAAGCTGACCCGCGGTCTGGGTGCTGGCGCTAACCCGGATGTGGGTAAAAAAGCGGCTGAAGAGTCGCGTGAGCTCATTATGAATACGCTCAAAGGTGCGGATATGGTATTCGTAACGGCGGGAATGGGTGGCGGTACAGGAACCGGAGCGGCTCCTGTCATTGCTGAAATTGCCAAGGAATGCGGCGCGCTGACCGTAGGCGTGGTAACCCGACCGTTCACGTTTGAAGGGCGTAAGCGCTCCAATCAAGCTGAACTTGGTATTGAGGGATTAAAAGAAAAAGTAGACACTTTGATTGTAATCCCGAATGACCGCTTGCTTGAAATTGTGGACAAGAAAACCCCGATGTTGGAAGCATTCCGTGAAGCGGACAATGTTCTGCGTCAGGCGGTACAAGGTATTTCAGATTTGATCGCTGTACCGGGTCTAATCAACCTTGACTTTGCTGACGTTAAGACGATCATGACGGAGCGTGGCTCCGCTTTGATGGGGATTGGCGAAGCAACTGGTGAAAATCGTGCGGCTGAAGCAGCACGCAAGGCGATCATGAGCCCGTTGTTGGAGACATCCATTGAAGGTGCTCGCGGTGTGATTATGAACATCACTGGCGGCAACAACCTGTCTCTGTATGAGGTTAATGAAGCAGCTGAAATTGTAACATCGGCTTCCGATCCGGAAGTAAACATGATTTTTGGTGCTATCATTGACGAAGAGTTGAAAGAAGAGATCAAGGTTACCGTCATTGCCACTGGCTTTGAAGGCAAGCCAAGTCAACCAGCACCGGGACGTAAACCGGCAGCTAACCCGGCTACTTCTGAATCGGCGGAAAAAGGCTCTCCTAACTTGCGTCCATTTGGTAACACTCAAAGCAGTGATCAATTAGACATTCCTACATTTTTACGTAACCGTTCGCGCAATAATAATAACGATAACTAG